In Myxococcus virescens, a single genomic region encodes these proteins:
- a CDS encoding adenylate/guanylate cyclase domain-containing protein yields MALLFGGVLGLLVYLRPTGLVPPKDPPSAWVPSAAVDAAQAWLEGWERVTYDWRVRELGERSERPDEAVVIAIDDETLAEARQDVRPGVATQPWPRHLVGRMVHRLVQEGALLVLVDLPFTDLSPNACAEASSASASSLSCDDAAFAAQLAKDPGRALLSFTWEAQGPRVLPPANRLWPYRVKLGVYDASEAASLRAQAVLAAQRPAFIIPAGSQVEVWGGATDEADGRALGSRLGATAHVIEERRAADDSYRVGPTELFIALAEVQVEGLDAAKLIELRQVQHPVVPLLSGSAGFGASTLVAGRDGRVRAVAHLMSYTVRGKRHILPSLPLAAAMRLAGTRSLRYADGKLHVGDQYAFPMSDSGLSLLRWDAPNAGRGSRGSLARSIRAWNVLLNVFDVADERPARFENDLEGRTVVLTRTAGESAHLRSTPLGPETPGGAILGQALANILRSEGITRAAPDLDLLLTVGLAFLGAFLALSLSFLLRSVRGAVLYVGFLVAAAAGYAFGAAYVFVEQRLWVAMAGPLLAMVGAFVATIRYAYGTERQIRDFVHNALGRYVSPDVARLVARDLSLMRPERRKMSVYVCDIEGFTRLSESMPPEQLVGLFNAYLTEISAVVRSTAGQVDKYIGDSVLAFWGAPVRTDRHAHLACEAALKMREVLTERQSAWEKKYGHRLSFRAAVDTGELVVGDLGSEMKSNYTVLGDAVGLASRLEAINKVYGTYVLAGDTTAQLASGSYVFRVVDLVRFKGRPQPVRVHELVARRGEITPRMQEQLALHEQALTAYHQRRFAEAHALFERASHAYQDTVAALYVGRCARFLVTPPPTDWDGVHGMEEGEPTAAAA; encoded by the coding sequence ATGGCCCTCCTCTTTGGAGGCGTGCTGGGGCTGCTCGTGTACCTGCGCCCCACGGGCCTCGTGCCGCCCAAGGACCCGCCGTCGGCCTGGGTCCCCTCCGCGGCGGTGGATGCCGCGCAGGCCTGGCTGGAAGGCTGGGAGCGTGTCACCTACGACTGGCGCGTGCGGGAGCTGGGCGAGCGCTCCGAGCGTCCCGACGAGGCCGTCGTCATCGCCATCGACGACGAGACGCTGGCAGAGGCCCGCCAGGATGTGCGCCCTGGCGTCGCCACGCAGCCCTGGCCGCGCCACCTCGTGGGCCGCATGGTGCACCGGCTGGTCCAGGAGGGGGCGCTGCTGGTGCTCGTGGACCTGCCCTTCACGGACCTGAGCCCCAACGCCTGCGCCGAAGCCTCGTCCGCGTCGGCCTCGTCGCTCTCCTGCGACGACGCGGCCTTCGCCGCGCAGCTGGCGAAGGACCCGGGCCGGGCGCTGCTGTCGTTCACCTGGGAAGCGCAGGGTCCCCGGGTGCTGCCCCCCGCCAACCGCCTGTGGCCGTACCGCGTGAAGCTGGGCGTCTATGACGCATCCGAGGCGGCCTCCCTGCGCGCGCAGGCCGTGCTCGCGGCGCAGCGCCCGGCCTTCATCATCCCCGCGGGCAGCCAGGTGGAGGTCTGGGGCGGCGCCACGGACGAAGCGGACGGCAGGGCGCTGGGCTCACGCCTGGGCGCCACCGCGCATGTCATCGAGGAGCGCCGCGCCGCGGACGACAGCTACCGCGTGGGCCCCACGGAGCTCTTCATCGCGCTGGCGGAGGTCCAGGTGGAGGGACTGGACGCGGCGAAGCTCATCGAGCTGCGCCAGGTTCAGCACCCCGTGGTGCCGCTGTTGAGCGGAAGCGCGGGCTTCGGTGCGTCCACGCTCGTGGCGGGCCGGGACGGGCGCGTGCGCGCCGTGGCGCACCTCATGAGCTACACCGTGCGCGGCAAGCGCCACATCCTGCCGTCGCTGCCCCTGGCCGCGGCCATGCGGCTCGCCGGTACGCGCTCGCTCCGTTACGCGGACGGCAAGCTGCACGTGGGGGACCAGTACGCGTTCCCGATGAGCGACTCGGGCCTGAGCCTGCTGCGCTGGGATGCGCCCAACGCGGGCCGGGGCTCACGCGGCTCGCTGGCGCGCTCCATCCGCGCGTGGAACGTGCTCCTCAACGTCTTCGACGTGGCGGACGAGCGCCCCGCGCGCTTCGAGAATGACCTGGAAGGCCGCACCGTCGTCCTCACGCGGACCGCCGGCGAGTCCGCGCACCTGCGTTCCACGCCCCTGGGGCCGGAGACGCCGGGGGGCGCGATTCTGGGGCAGGCGCTGGCCAACATCCTCCGTTCGGAGGGCATCACCCGCGCGGCGCCAGATTTGGATCTGCTCCTCACGGTGGGGCTGGCCTTCCTCGGCGCCTTCCTGGCGCTGTCGCTCAGCTTCCTGCTGCGCTCGGTGCGCGGCGCCGTGCTCTACGTGGGCTTCCTGGTGGCGGCGGCCGCGGGCTACGCCTTCGGTGCCGCGTACGTCTTCGTCGAACAGCGGCTGTGGGTGGCCATGGCCGGGCCGCTGCTGGCCATGGTGGGCGCCTTCGTCGCCACCATCCGCTACGCCTACGGGACGGAGCGGCAGATTCGCGACTTCGTGCACAACGCGCTCGGCCGCTACGTCAGCCCGGACGTGGCCCGCCTCGTTGCGCGGGACTTGAGCCTGATGCGCCCCGAGCGCCGGAAGATGTCCGTGTACGTCTGTGACATCGAAGGCTTCACGCGGCTGTCGGAGAGCATGCCGCCCGAGCAACTGGTGGGCCTCTTCAACGCGTACCTCACCGAGATTTCCGCGGTGGTGCGGTCCACGGCGGGGCAGGTGGACAAGTACATCGGCGACTCGGTGCTGGCCTTCTGGGGCGCGCCGGTGCGCACGGACCGCCACGCACACCTGGCCTGCGAGGCGGCGCTGAAGATGCGGGAGGTGCTGACCGAGCGCCAGTCCGCCTGGGAGAAGAAGTACGGCCACCGCCTCAGCTTCCGCGCGGCCGTGGACACCGGGGAGTTGGTGGTGGGCGACCTGGGCAGCGAGATGAAGTCCAACTACACCGTGCTCGGAGACGCGGTGGGGCTGGCCTCGCGGCTGGAGGCCATCAACAAGGTGTACGGCACCTACGTGCTGGCCGGGGACACCACCGCGCAGCTCGCCAGCGGCAGCTACGTCTTCCGCGTGGTGGACCTGGTGCGTTTCAAGGGCCGGCCGCAGCCGGTGCGCGTGCATGAGCTGGTGGCGCGCCGCGGAGAAATCACGCCCCGCATGCAGGAGCAGCTCGCGCTCCACGAGCAGGCCCTCACCGCCTACCACCAGCGCCGCTTCGCGGAGGCGCATGCCCTCTTCGAGCGCGCTTCACACGCGTACCAGGACACCGTCGCCGCGCTCTACGTCGGCCGCTGCGCCCGCTTCCTCGTCACGCCGCCGCCCACGGACTGGGACGGCGTGCACGGCATGGAGGAGGGCGAGCCCACCGCCGC
- a CDS encoding YtxH domain-containing protein produces MVNFNNLKKLDKDDLLHLVGLETRRDTVDTLLPVVGAFAAGILVGAGLGLLLAPKPGNQLRDDLRQRLHSGQEYLSNAVGRSSEGAAQTGPQGTVSRTA; encoded by the coding sequence ATGGTGAACTTCAACAACCTCAAGAAGCTGGACAAGGACGACCTGCTGCACCTGGTGGGCCTGGAGACGCGTCGGGACACGGTGGACACGCTCCTGCCCGTCGTGGGCGCCTTCGCCGCGGGCATCCTCGTGGGCGCGGGCCTGGGCCTGCTGCTGGCGCCCAAGCCGGGCAACCAGCTGCGGGATGACCTCCGTCAGCGCCTGCACAGCGGCCAGGAGTACCTGTCCAACGCGGTCGGCCGCTCCTCCGAGGGCGCGGCGCAGACGGGCCCGCAGGGCACCGTGTCTCGCACCGCCTGA
- a CDS encoding DUF3618 domain-containing protein, translating to MAGSNGQPKAYSPRSSADLRAEIERTRAELATSVSALREEVAVAADWRQWVSRNPYACVGAAFVVGFWLGSRD from the coding sequence ATGGCCGGTAGCAATGGACAGCCCAAGGCCTACAGCCCCCGCAGCAGCGCGGACCTGCGTGCCGAAATCGAGCGCACGCGCGCCGAGCTGGCCACGTCCGTGAGTGCCCTTCGCGAGGAAGTGGCCGTGGCCGCCGATTGGCGCCAGTGGGTGAGCCGCAATCCCTACGCGTGTGTAGGCGCGGCGTTCGTGGTGGGCTTTTGGTTGGGCTCGCGCGACTGA
- a CDS encoding phage holin family protein has product MHVGSEQAERGISALVGRMADGFSRLVTQHLQLARMELAEDVKATGLDVAMIVAFVPFILVGYGFVCAALAAWLSTWLGWSGALAGIGLLNLVGGAGGAMWAVNRLKARRMMDDTSQELSLSVAALTNAAPSASVNALQGTNRELFKEPPHGR; this is encoded by the coding sequence ATGCACGTGGGAAGTGAACAGGCAGAGCGCGGGATTTCCGCGCTCGTCGGGCGCATGGCCGACGGCTTCAGCCGGCTGGTGACGCAGCACCTGCAGCTGGCGCGCATGGAGCTGGCCGAGGACGTCAAGGCCACGGGCCTGGACGTGGCGATGATCGTGGCCTTCGTGCCCTTCATCCTCGTGGGTTATGGCTTCGTGTGCGCGGCGCTGGCGGCGTGGCTGTCCACGTGGTTGGGATGGTCCGGAGCGCTGGCTGGAATCGGCCTGCTGAACCTGGTGGGCGGCGCGGGCGGCGCGATGTGGGCGGTGAACCGCCTGAAGGCGCGCCGGATGATGGATGATACGTCGCAGGAGCTCTCGCTCAGCGTGGCCGCGCTCACCAACGCCGCCCCCAGCGCATCCGTGAATGCGCTCCAGGGGACGAACCGTGAACTCTTCAAGGAGCCCCCGCATGGCCGGTAG
- a CDS encoding endonuclease/exonuclease/phosphatase family protein: MELRLVSYNIHSGIGTDGRFDLGRVGAVLREVDADIVALQEVGDFRAVTPREDQPEHLADMLGLHMAFGPNVVRNGRRYGNAILSRLPIVKSKNYDLSVGRREPRGALRCDLDIGGGLQLHVFSLHLGLRLGERRRQEALLLSSDILRDAARKAPLVVCGDFNYWGNGPVPSLVRQAIHDAALELGAPARTYPTRLPLLRLDRIFVDAGVRPLSIHPHRTELSRVASDHLPLVLRFEAPIAVEPSVSPPVQLIG; the protein is encoded by the coding sequence GTGGAGCTGAGGCTCGTTTCGTACAACATCCATAGTGGTATCGGAACGGACGGCCGCTTCGACCTGGGCCGCGTGGGCGCGGTGCTCCGCGAAGTGGACGCGGACATCGTCGCTCTCCAGGAGGTCGGCGACTTTCGCGCGGTGACGCCTCGGGAGGACCAGCCCGAACACCTGGCGGACATGCTCGGGCTGCACATGGCCTTTGGCCCCAATGTCGTGCGCAACGGCCGGCGCTACGGCAACGCCATCCTGTCGCGGCTGCCCATCGTCAAGTCGAAGAACTACGACTTGAGCGTGGGCCGCCGCGAGCCTCGCGGCGCGCTGCGCTGCGACCTGGACATCGGGGGAGGGTTGCAGCTCCACGTCTTCTCCCTCCACCTGGGCCTGCGCCTGGGGGAGCGGCGCAGGCAGGAGGCGCTGTTGTTGTCCTCGGACATCCTCCGCGATGCCGCGCGAAAGGCCCCGTTGGTGGTGTGTGGAGATTTCAACTACTGGGGGAACGGCCCGGTGCCCTCGCTGGTGCGCCAGGCCATCCACGACGCGGCGCTGGAGCTCGGCGCGCCCGCTCGCACGTATCCCACGCGCCTGCCCCTGCTGCGGCTGGACCGCATCTTCGTGGACGCGGGCGTGCGCCCGCTGTCCATCCATCCTCACCGGACGGAGTTGAGCCGGGTGGCGTCTGATCACCTGCCCCTCGTGCTGCGCTTCGAGGCCCCCATCGCCGTGGAGCCTTCCGTCTCTCCTCCTGTGCAGCTCATCGGGTAG